Proteins from a genomic interval of Ghiorsea bivora:
- the proB gene encoding glutamate 5-kinase encodes MMKQRDNLKHVKRIVLKVGSSLLADAKHGVNTAMVQRLASDIKALHDKNIQVCLVSSGAVALGRVQLGWVDKKLNVHEKQAAAAIGQPLLMHAYQTAFSELGLVVAQMLLTKDDLRHRRRYINASNTSKTLFAAQVIPIVNENDTVVVEEIKFGDNDALGALVSMVVEADLMVMMTDVDGLFESNPAEDMHAKRVSVVDTLSAVVMNMAGDVGSSFGTGGMKSKLDAAKISTQSGVMSAIIHGEKDGVLTKLLAGEDVGTLFTCGKDRQSWHQHWISNLLPVSGKLILNQSVGDGDSVMLEHIQSFEGQFDKGECVEIWHDGVLMARGLTNYNSEDMLKLIGKHTKDIETTLGYVDFKSMVHRDNLVVVGKD; translated from the coding sequence ATGATGAAGCAACGCGACAACCTTAAACATGTTAAACGCATCGTGCTCAAAGTCGGTAGTTCGCTACTTGCTGATGCTAAACATGGGGTTAACACAGCTATGGTGCAACGTTTAGCATCGGATATTAAAGCCTTACATGATAAGAATATTCAAGTGTGTTTGGTGTCTTCAGGTGCGGTGGCATTGGGTAGGGTGCAATTGGGTTGGGTGGATAAAAAGCTCAATGTGCATGAAAAGCAAGCGGCGGCTGCCATTGGTCAACCCCTATTGATGCATGCTTATCAAACAGCTTTTTCTGAGCTTGGTTTGGTTGTGGCGCAAATGTTACTTACCAAAGATGACTTAAGGCATAGGCGCCGTTATATTAATGCGAGTAATACCAGTAAAACCTTGTTTGCAGCGCAAGTTATTCCCATTGTAAATGAGAATGATACTGTCGTGGTAGAAGAGATTAAGTTTGGTGATAATGATGCTTTGGGTGCGCTGGTGAGCATGGTGGTTGAAGCTGATTTGATGGTGATGATGACGGATGTGGATGGTTTGTTTGAAAGCAATCCTGCCGAAGATATGCATGCCAAGCGTGTTTCTGTGGTCGATACATTAAGTGCTGTTGTGATGAATATGGCGGGTGATGTTGGTTCAAGCTTTGGCACAGGTGGCATGAAAAGCAAGTTGGATGCGGCGAAGATATCAACCCAAAGTGGTGTGATGAGTGCGATTATTCATGGTGAAAAAGATGGCGTGTTAACCAAGCTTCTTGCTGGTGAAGATGTAGGCACGCTTTTTACTTGTGGCAAAGATAGACAATCTTGGCATCAGCACTGGATAAGCAATTTACTTCCAGTGTCTGGGAAGCTCATACTCAATCAAAGCGTGGGTGATGGTGATAGCGTAATGCTTGAACATATCCAAAGTTTTGAAGGTCAATTTGATAAAGGCGAATGTGTTGAAATTTGGCATGATGGTGTGCTCATGGCGCGTGGTCTAACCAATTATAATAGTGAAGATATGTTGAAATTAATAGGTAAACATACCAAAGATATAGAAACTACTTTAGGTTATGTGGACTTTAAAAGCATGGTGCATCGGGATAACTTGGTGGTTGTTGGTAAGGATTAA
- the obgE gene encoding GTPase ObgE, with product MRFIDEVRIEVRAGNGGGGASSFRREKYIPKGGPDGGDGGRGAHVIFTATRDKNTLQELYLRKRIIAENGTKGQGKNKHGRMGKDIEVFVPVGTVIRNEEGELLADLNEDGASAVIAKGGIGGQGNARFATPTNQAPRYCQPGLPGEAGICHLELKMMADVGLVGLPNAGKSTFISRVSNARPKIADYPFTTLAPSLGQVFMDDGDGFVIADIPGLIEGAHEGKGLGHRFLRHVERTRLLLHLVDVAHPEGISIHDQITEIEGELVGYGESIAKKKRFLLLTKMDALDDTLRNEVLKEAEQYDLAIYPISSVSGEGVTQLLRDIYDEVVKIRQYELEHEADKEKPVTTRLAVPEQVIEPTIYDDEATRQP from the coding sequence ATGCGTTTTATTGATGAAGTTAGAATTGAGGTTCGTGCGGGTAACGGTGGCGGTGGTGCGTCTTCATTTCGTAGGGAAAAGTATATTCCCAAAGGTGGCCCTGATGGTGGCGACGGTGGACGCGGGGCGCATGTAATTTTCACAGCAACACGTGATAAAAACACCTTGCAAGAACTTTATCTTAGAAAACGTATTATTGCTGAAAATGGAACCAAAGGACAAGGCAAAAACAAACACGGGCGTATGGGTAAAGACATTGAGGTGTTTGTACCTGTAGGTACAGTGATTCGCAATGAAGAAGGTGAGTTGCTTGCGGATTTGAATGAAGATGGTGCATCTGCTGTGATTGCCAAAGGTGGTATTGGTGGACAAGGTAATGCTAGGTTTGCGACACCTACCAACCAAGCACCACGTTATTGTCAGCCAGGCTTACCTGGCGAAGCAGGCATTTGCCATTTGGAATTAAAAATGATGGCAGATGTTGGGCTTGTAGGTTTACCCAATGCTGGTAAATCAACCTTTATTTCCCGTGTATCCAATGCACGACCTAAAATTGCAGACTATCCATTCACCACACTAGCCCCATCTTTGGGTCAGGTGTTTATGGATGATGGTGATGGGTTTGTGATTGCAGATATCCCTGGTTTGATTGAAGGTGCACATGAAGGCAAAGGGCTTGGGCATCGATTCTTGCGTCATGTAGAACGTACACGTTTATTGCTTCATCTGGTGGATGTGGCGCATCCTGAAGGCATTAGTATTCATGATCAAATCACTGAAATTGAAGGTGAGCTGGTTGGTTATGGTGAATCGATTGCGAAAAAGAAACGTTTCTTGTTGTTGACAAAAATGGATGCGTTGGACGATACATTGAGGAACGAGGTGCTTAAAGAGGCTGAGCAGTATGACTTGGCTATTTATCCTATTTCCTCGGTGAGCGGTGAAGGCGTTACCCAACTATTGCGTGATATTTATGATGAAGTGGTGAAAATTCGTCAGTATGAATTGGAGCATGAAGCAGACAAAGAAAAACCAGTGACCACAAGGTTAGCTGTACCAGAACAAGTGATAGAACCAACGATTTATGATGATGAAGCAACGCGACAACCTTAA
- the rpmA gene encoding 50S ribosomal protein L27, whose translation MAHKKAGGSTKNGRDSNAKRLGVKKYGGEVVVAGNIIVRQRGTKIRPGDNVGCGKDFTLFALTDGNIEYYKRAGRTTVRVVS comes from the coding sequence ATGGCACATAAGAAAGCAGGCGGCTCCACCAAGAACGGACGCGATTCCAATGCGAAACGTCTTGGCGTGAAAAAATATGGCGGTGAAGTGGTTGTAGCGGGGAACATTATTGTTCGTCAACGCGGTACAAAAATTCGCCCAGGTGATAATGTAGGTTGTGGTAAAGATTTTACATTGTTTGCACTTACAGACGGTAATATTGAGTATTACAAACGTGCTGGTCGTACAACAGTTCGTGTTGTAAGCTAA
- the rplU gene encoding 50S ribosomal protein L21, translating into MYAVIKTGGKQYRVAEGDVVRVEKLNADVGSEVTFDEVLMVGEGADIKAGKDAEKATVTGVITEAGRGQKVVIFKKRRRKNYRLTKGHRQSFTTVRIAKIG; encoded by the coding sequence ATGTATGCTGTAATTAAAACAGGCGGTAAACAATACCGCGTTGCTGAAGGTGATGTTGTTCGTGTTGAAAAGCTGAACGCAGATGTTGGAAGCGAAGTAACATTTGATGAAGTTTTGATGGTTGGCGAAGGCGCTGATATCAAAGCGGGTAAAGATGCTGAGAAAGCGACTGTAACAGGTGTAATCACCGAAGCTGGTCGCGGTCAAAAAGTTGTAATCTTTAAGAAACGTCGTCGTAAGAACTACCGTTTGACTAAAGGTCATAGGCAGTCTTTTACAACAGTTCGTATCGCAAAGATTGGTTAA
- the rpmE gene encoding 50S ribosomal protein L31 produces the protein MKAEIHPEYHVAKVTCSCGNAFETRSTKGDLQVEICSACHPFYTGKQKIVDTEGRVERFYKKYGKKPAKAA, from the coding sequence GTGAAAGCAGAAATTCATCCAGAATATCATGTTGCCAAAGTGACTTGTTCATGTGGTAACGCTTTTGAAACTCGCTCTACTAAGGGCGATTTACAAGTGGAAATTTGCTCCGCATGTCATCCATTCTACACTGGTAAACAGAAGATTGTAGATACGGAAGGTCGCGTTGAGCGCTTCTACAAAAAATACGGTAAGAAGCCTGCGAAAGCTGCTTAA
- the holB gene encoding DNA polymerase III subunit delta' has product MNKILGHEHVQNTFAEAVQQGRLHHAWLLYGVKGIGKASVAEQLAALFLCERPSQGQACGQCHHCAMLHAGSHPDFSKVSLLYDAKKKKFNRDINIAQTREALDFLALSGLKSKRRVLMIDDANFMNNQAANALLKGLEEPTEGSLLLIVCHDLTRLPTTIRSRCMLQACAPLDPEQMQTVLKARGFDQELHALATELGQGSLGRIEVLQEDSQAKALLTWQGLVEDLAKSDIGRIQQWLDSHVKNIPHDLIASVVLLAAQKQALQLTSWQQSDAMFTAMQAVAKWPKEVVMHTLRPAPALLSYILQLRGALKSG; this is encoded by the coding sequence ATGAATAAGATTCTAGGGCATGAACATGTGCAGAACACATTTGCTGAAGCAGTGCAGCAAGGTCGCCTGCATCATGCTTGGTTACTTTATGGGGTGAAGGGTATTGGTAAAGCAAGCGTGGCAGAGCAGTTGGCTGCCTTGTTTTTGTGTGAGCGTCCTAGTCAGGGGCAGGCATGTGGTCAATGTCATCATTGCGCTATGTTACATGCTGGTTCACACCCAGATTTTTCGAAAGTTTCCTTGCTGTACGATGCTAAAAAGAAAAAGTTTAATCGAGATATTAATATAGCCCAAACACGTGAGGCTTTAGATTTTTTAGCGTTAAGTGGTCTTAAAAGTAAACGTCGCGTATTGATGATTGATGATGCAAACTTTATGAATAATCAGGCTGCCAATGCGTTGCTTAAAGGTCTGGAAGAGCCAACCGAGGGTAGTTTGTTGCTGATTGTGTGTCATGATTTAACGCGTTTGCCCACCACTATTCGCTCGCGTTGTATGTTGCAAGCTTGCGCGCCGCTTGACCCAGAGCAGATGCAAACTGTGTTAAAAGCAAGAGGGTTTGATCAAGAATTACATGCTTTAGCAACTGAGCTTGGGCAAGGAAGCCTTGGTAGAATTGAAGTGTTGCAAGAAGATAGTCAGGCAAAAGCATTGTTGACTTGGCAAGGATTGGTCGAGGATTTAGCGAAGTCAGATATTGGACGTATTCAGCAATGGTTAGATAGCCATGTCAAAAACATACCGCATGACTTAATCGCCAGCGTTGTGTTGCTTGCGGCACAGAAACAGGCGCTTCAGCTTACTTCGTGGCAGCAGTCGGATGCTATGTTTACTGCAATGCAAGCTGTCGCAAAATGGCCCAAGGAAGTTGTCATGCACACTTTGCGACCCGCACCTGCTCTATTATCCTATATCTTACAACTAAGAGGTGCTTTGAAATCAGGGTGA
- the tmk gene encoding dTMP kinase, translating into MKKGKFITFEGGDGSGKTTQLQRIVAWLKEQDIDVLQTFEPGDTPLGKEIRRLLLSGEHTPVPAAELLLFLADRAQHVEEVIKPALAAGKWVICDRYTDSTLAYQLAGRQLKDTKTLRDMLVWAEQGLTPDKTIWLDLSVEDAAKRMASREAEGEAANRLDNEKIVFHKAVHQAFFEIQQSALQRVERIDARQNIAQVQADIQAVLKRL; encoded by the coding sequence ATGAAAAAAGGTAAGTTTATCACATTTGAAGGCGGAGATGGCAGCGGCAAAACAACGCAGCTTCAACGTATTGTCGCTTGGTTGAAAGAGCAAGATATTGATGTGTTGCAAACATTTGAGCCTGGTGATACACCGCTTGGCAAAGAGATTCGGCGTTTGTTGTTGTCTGGTGAGCATACGCCTGTACCTGCGGCAGAGTTATTACTTTTTTTGGCGGATAGAGCCCAGCATGTGGAAGAAGTGATTAAACCTGCATTGGCTGCAGGTAAATGGGTCATATGTGATAGATATACGGATTCTACACTGGCATACCAATTGGCAGGTCGTCAGCTTAAAGACACAAAAACCTTGCGTGATATGTTGGTGTGGGCTGAGCAGGGGTTAACACCTGATAAAACCATTTGGTTGGATTTGTCCGTAGAAGATGCTGCAAAACGTATGGCTTCTCGAGAGGCTGAGGGTGAGGCGGCAAACCGATTAGATAATGAAAAAATAGTGTTCCATAAAGCAGTACACCAAGCTTTTTTTGAGATTCAGCAAAGTGCCTTGCAACGTGTAGAGCGCATCGATGCAAGGCAAAATATTGCACAGGTGCAAGCGGATATTCAAGCGGTGTTGAAACGTTTATGA
- the murI gene encoding glutamate racemase — translation MPIGIFDSGLGGLTVFEEIQNLLPHENLIYIADSAFAPYGDKDSVFIVRRACLLADFLVQTYHIKALVVACNTATGAAVHILRERLDIPVIGMEPAIKPAVALTQSGVVAVLATSNTLASDKFSKLLDSHQHQARIIIQPCVGWVETIEQGTLYSNWTRALVAKYVQPLLDVGVDTFVLGCTHYPLLEPVMRDLVGDQVHIISTGRAVARQLHHQLLLQHALNQHTEHGNTSFWTSGEKKQVTSMASLLFQQEMVFNPLPQQYETIIVEFSLEKKQQLLFQALLQSEDGLAFVRCVHGVQQLWTTSAQVETLKEWLKCLPKSFNLCILQEYVWTGE, via the coding sequence ATGCCAATAGGTATATTTGATTCAGGGCTTGGTGGGCTGACGGTATTTGAGGAGATTCAAAACTTACTGCCGCATGAGAACTTGATATATATTGCAGACTCAGCTTTTGCGCCGTATGGTGATAAAGATAGTGTCTTTATTGTGCGTCGGGCATGTTTACTAGCCGACTTTCTGGTTCAAACATATCATATTAAGGCCTTGGTGGTGGCGTGTAATACGGCTACTGGGGCAGCTGTACATATATTGCGTGAGCGTTTGGATATACCTGTGATTGGTATGGAGCCAGCCATTAAACCTGCAGTAGCATTAACTCAATCTGGTGTGGTAGCGGTACTTGCCACGTCAAATACACTGGCCAGTGATAAATTTTCAAAGCTTTTGGACTCACATCAACATCAAGCGCGTATTATTATTCAGCCTTGTGTGGGTTGGGTGGAGACCATTGAACAGGGAACATTGTATTCGAATTGGACAAGGGCATTGGTGGCAAAGTATGTGCAACCACTGTTAGACGTAGGTGTAGACACGTTTGTTTTGGGTTGTACACATTATCCACTGCTTGAACCTGTGATGCGAGACTTGGTAGGTGATCAAGTGCACATTATTAGTACTGGGCGCGCTGTTGCTAGGCAATTGCATCATCAGTTGCTGCTTCAGCATGCTTTGAATCAACACACAGAACACGGCAACACAAGTTTTTGGACTTCGGGAGAAAAAAAACAAGTTACCAGCATGGCAAGTTTATTGTTTCAACAAGAGATGGTTTTTAATCCACTACCGCAGCAGTATGAAACGATTATTGTCGAGTTTTCGCTTGAAAAGAAACAGCAGCTTTTGTTTCAGGCTTTGCTGCAAAGTGAAGATGGGCTTGCTTTTGTTCGTTGTGTGCATGGTGTGCAGCAGCTTTGGACGACATCCGCGCAAGTTGAAACGCTCAAGGAGTGGTTGAAATGCTTGCCCAAGTCCTTCAACCTCTGCATCTTGCAAGAATATGTATGGACAGGCGAATAA
- a CDS encoding M48 family metallopeptidase codes for MLTFTLIFLTALFISTAIDFWLEQRQRKAVLTHRHEVPARFKDVISLEAHQKAADYTATKIKVGTWAGIYSLGLLLMWTLGGGLDVLDEIIRQWGWSELTTGVVFILLFSFIGSLLDLPFSIYNTFVVEEKFGFNKMTAKLFITDMVKGALLMTVIAAPLIWVILWLMQSAGNLWWLWAWAVWVGFSLLMMWAYPTFIAPLFNKFEPMKNQELKQAIEGLLQRCGFESNGLFQMDGSKRSSHGNAYFTGFGKSKRIVFYDTLLEQLSTNETLAVLAHELGHFKRNHIKKRMLVTFTIFLAGFAIMGWLAEQTWFYEGLGVSHPSNHMLLVLFMLVMPVFTFFISPIMSMYSRKHEFEADDYAKEHAEANDLISALVKMYEDNAATLTPDPLYSAWHDSHPPAPIRIAHLEK; via the coding sequence ATGTTAACCTTTACTCTTATCTTCTTAACCGCATTATTTATTTCTACTGCCATTGATTTTTGGCTGGAGCAACGGCAACGCAAAGCTGTACTCACCCACCGGCACGAAGTTCCGGCACGCTTTAAAGATGTCATTTCCTTAGAAGCACATCAAAAAGCTGCCGATTATACCGCCACAAAAATAAAAGTTGGTACTTGGGCTGGCATATACAGCCTAGGTTTATTGCTCATGTGGACATTAGGTGGCGGTTTAGACGTATTGGATGAAATCATACGTCAATGGGGCTGGTCTGAGCTCACTACAGGCGTTGTTTTCATCCTTTTATTCTCCTTTATTGGCAGTCTACTCGATTTACCTTTCTCCATTTATAATACCTTTGTTGTTGAAGAAAAATTTGGCTTTAACAAAATGACTGCAAAACTTTTTATCACTGACATGGTCAAAGGCGCTTTACTGATGACAGTAATTGCAGCTCCTCTGATTTGGGTAATTTTATGGCTGATGCAAAGTGCTGGTAATTTATGGTGGCTTTGGGCTTGGGCTGTATGGGTTGGTTTCTCATTGCTTATGATGTGGGCATACCCCACCTTTATCGCTCCCCTATTTAACAAGTTTGAACCCATGAAAAATCAAGAACTCAAACAAGCCATTGAGGGTTTACTTCAACGTTGCGGTTTTGAAAGCAATGGTTTATTTCAAATGGATGGCTCTAAGCGTTCCAGTCATGGTAATGCATACTTTACAGGTTTTGGCAAAAGCAAACGCATTGTTTTTTATGACACATTATTGGAGCAACTTTCAACCAACGAAACCTTAGCCGTACTTGCACATGAATTAGGTCACTTCAAACGCAACCATATCAAAAAGCGTATGCTGGTGACATTCACTATCTTCTTGGCTGGTTTTGCCATCATGGGCTGGTTAGCAGAACAAACTTGGTTTTATGAAGGTCTGGGTGTTTCCCACCCGTCCAATCATATGCTTTTGGTATTATTTATGCTCGTTATGCCTGTATTTACCTTTTTCATCTCGCCTATCATGAGCATGTATTCACGCAAACATGAGTTTGAAGCAGATGATTATGCCAAAGAACATGCCGAAGCAAACGACTTAATCAGTGCATTGGTCAAAATGTATGAAGATAATGCTGCAACTTTAACGCCAGACCCTCTGTATTCAGCTTGGCATGATTCCCATCCACCTGCACCCATTCGTATTGCCCACTTAGAAAAATGA